The Mycolicibacterium doricum genome includes a region encoding these proteins:
- a CDS encoding TlpA disulfide reductase family protein codes for MTHRLTDAPRTSPSRLDMDTGVARRGRRRPSTHRLPVIRRGIAAGLSAVLLCVAVSGCSSGDDAVAQGGTFEFVSPGGQVDIFYDPPQSRGRPGPIRGPDLMDPNRTLSLDDFAEQVVVINVWGQWCGPCRTEMPELQRVYDATRNEGVAFLGIDVRDNNRQAAVDFIVDRKVTFPSIYDPPMRTMIALGARYPTTVIPSTIVLDRSHRVAAVFLRTLLGEDLEPVVRRLAAETASGSGSPR; via the coding sequence ATGACTCATCGACTCACCGATGCGCCCCGAACGTCGCCGTCGAGGCTGGACATGGACACGGGCGTTGCGCGTCGGGGACGGAGGCGACCCTCGACACACCGGTTACCGGTGATACGGCGTGGCATCGCCGCGGGTTTGAGCGCGGTACTACTCTGTGTCGCAGTTTCGGGATGCTCCAGCGGAGACGACGCCGTCGCGCAGGGTGGCACGTTCGAGTTCGTGTCGCCGGGTGGGCAGGTCGACATCTTCTACGATCCGCCGCAGAGTCGTGGTCGCCCGGGGCCGATACGCGGACCCGACCTGATGGACCCCAACCGCACGTTGTCACTTGATGACTTTGCCGAGCAGGTGGTGGTGATCAACGTGTGGGGTCAGTGGTGCGGCCCCTGTCGCACCGAGATGCCGGAATTGCAAAGGGTGTACGACGCGACCCGGAACGAGGGAGTCGCCTTCCTGGGCATCGACGTCCGCGATAACAATCGCCAAGCTGCGGTTGACTTCATCGTCGATCGCAAGGTCACCTTCCCGTCGATCTACGACCCACCGATGCGCACGATGATCGCCTTGGGCGCGAGATATCCCACCACCGTCATCCCGTCCACCATCGTCTTGGACCGGTCGCATCGCGTCGCCGCGGTGTTCCTGCGAACGCTGCTCGGCGAGGATCTCGAACCGGTGGTCCGTCGCCTCGCCGCCGAGACCGCGAGCGGCTCAGGGTCCCCGCGATGA
- a CDS encoding cytochrome c oxidase assembly protein has product MVGGPVIGQVVLPTSPPSIWAMLGWLPPPVPILPVLAIVLAVWYLLAVRVVRSRGRRWAWSRTASFLAGCIALAAVTGLAIDGYGYRLFSAFMFQHLTLSILVPPLLVLGAPGRLLLRSTPHRGLGRYVVISALGGLRCRASRIVLHPGFTIPVFLLSYYGLYLSDLFDAAAASVAGHVTLQVFFLASGLLFILPILSTGPLPVRQSNLGRFFDIFVEMPLHVFIGVILMMAPRTLTETFAQPPPNWNVDPVADQGVAGALAWSYGEPVALLTTLIFAIRWRRDEESESARREADVERDEAELAAYNAFLRGLHRQRRPPTDVPSTANDD; this is encoded by the coding sequence ATGGTGGGCGGCCCCGTGATCGGTCAGGTGGTGCTCCCCACCTCACCGCCGTCGATATGGGCGATGCTCGGTTGGTTACCGCCACCGGTTCCGATACTGCCGGTATTGGCAATTGTTTTGGCGGTGTGGTACCTGCTCGCCGTTCGAGTCGTCAGATCTCGTGGCCGCCGGTGGGCGTGGTCGCGCACCGCGAGCTTCCTGGCCGGCTGCATCGCCTTGGCGGCGGTGACGGGTCTGGCCATCGACGGCTACGGCTACCGGCTGTTCAGTGCCTTCATGTTCCAGCACCTGACGCTGTCAATCCTCGTTCCGCCGCTGCTCGTGCTGGGTGCGCCCGGCCGGCTGCTACTCAGGTCCACGCCCCATCGTGGACTCGGACGCTACGTCGTGATCTCCGCGCTGGGCGGACTGCGCTGCCGGGCGAGCAGGATCGTGCTGCACCCCGGCTTCACCATTCCGGTGTTCCTGTTGAGCTACTACGGCTTGTACCTTTCCGACCTCTTCGACGCGGCGGCGGCCAGCGTGGCCGGACACGTCACACTGCAGGTGTTCTTTCTCGCCAGCGGCCTATTGTTCATCCTGCCGATCCTGTCGACCGGTCCCCTGCCGGTCCGGCAGAGCAACCTGGGCCGCTTCTTCGACATCTTCGTCGAAATGCCGCTGCACGTCTTCATCGGCGTCATCCTGATGATGGCACCGCGGACGCTCACCGAGACCTTCGCCCAACCTCCGCCGAACTGGAACGTCGACCCGGTCGCCGACCAGGGGGTCGCCGGCGCCTTGGCGTGGTCCTACGGCGAGCCCGTCGCACTGCTGACGACTTTAATCTTCGCCATCCGATGGCGCCGAGATGAGGAGTCGGAGTCGGCGAGGAGGGAGGCCGACGTCGAACGCGACGAGGCGGAACTAGCTGCCTACAACGCGTTTCTGCGCGGTCTGCATCGTCAGCGGCGACCACCTACCGACGTGCCGAGCACCGCCAACGACGACTGA